AAGCCGGACCTAATGAGCCTCCACTTGAGGCTCCAAGACGGATACCGAAAGAGCCTTGTGCCGGGGGAGGGATGCCGGTTGATTATTATCTGTTGCTGAGGGTCCTTTCAGACGTGTCATGACGGAATTCACGCGTAATTCTTGAGTAACCGCAGTAAAATCACGTCGTCGCTTTGGTCAAAATCCATCTGAACAAGTCTGAGCAATTAATATTTGATGTCTTAAATGATACAGACTGATGTCTCGTCCGAGTGATCCGGTGACATACTGGTGTCTCGTATTCCTAATTTATCTCCACGGGCGAATGCCTACGGATAACTTGGGTTCGGTTCCTCAAAACGAGTATTGCAGCCAGACCTAAAGGCTATGACTAAAAAAAATATTTCATCTCAGCGTCATGGAACTTTATGGTCTTGCGTGTTGCTAACACGAGCTAGAGGATATTATTTCTAGTGTGGGATAAAGCTGGTGACAGATCGGCTGGGCAGCCACTTTTTTTGTGGTGACATACCAAGAACCGTCGGCTAGCCAATGAGCGAGTGAAGAATATCCGTCCCCCACATTACAGATAGCAAATATGGTGTTGTGGGAATCCTTAGTAGCACAAGAGAGTGTAAAGACGGGCTTGATCTctttcaaaatgatcattTTGTTCAAATTATCTGATTAAATTTAACTTACAGAACAGAGTTCTCCATTTCCGTTCTCATGAACTCGAAACATACCTATCGCTCTGTGCAAGAGCGCTATGCTGGTGTTGCGAACCAGGCCGACCCTAATAACCAGGGAACTTATGAACAAAAGGTGGCAACGGCATTTGGATATGATCTGGAGGAGTTACGCTCTATTCCCGATAATGCGAATCTAGGTGTTAGCTGTGGGAATCCACTGGCAACAGCAAATATTGGCTTAGTAAGGTATACCCGGTCGTTAGCTATCTTGTGCTAATATTGATGTTTACATATAGGGCGAGACAGTGGTTGATTTAGGTAGTGGAGGGGGAATCGACGTTTTGCTGGCCGCAAAGAAGGTTGGACCGAATGGAAAGGCCATCGGTATTGATATGACGAAGGTACGCCAACAATTTTCTGCCGATACAAACGTATTTTCGTTAAAATTTACAGGACATGCTGGAATTGGCGCGTCGGAACGCGAGAAATGCCGGGGCCATTAATGCATCGTTTATCGAGGCATTTATCACTTCTATCCCATTACAGTCATGCACCGTTGATTGCATCATCAGTAACTGCGTGATAAACCTGGTGCCTGAAGCCGAGAAGCCCCTTGTTTTTCAAGAGGTATTCCGCCTGCTAAAGCCGGGAGGTAGGATTGCAATCAGCGATATTCTCGCAACGCAAGAGCTTCCTATGGAGATAAAGAAGGATCTCTCTTTGTACGTTGGTTGTATAGCTGGGGCTAGCCAGGTCGGCGATTATGAAAGATACCTAAAAGACGCAGGGTTTCAAGGTAATAAATTTAATGCTCCTTTCGACTGGACACCCGGCTGACACTAAGCCTATAGAGGTGTTGATTTTCAACACTAACAGCGACCTAAACATTTACAAGGAAATGTGGCGAAGTGAAACAGCCGACGAGCCGGCCCCTACAAGCTCATGCTGTGATCCTGCGAAACCCAATATATTCAAGGGGACAAAGAAATTGCCGGACGTCGATTTTAACCACTGGACTGGTGAGTCAACCTGAAAAGAATTCAGTTGATACGCTGCTAACCATACCCTTATTCTTTCCCACAAGGCTCCTTCAAGATATTTGCCGTGAAGCCCGACATTCACGGTTGAGACGAGTGAATTGAGCGGAGCACGTTTGGACCCGAATTAAAGATAAAGTATTCAACATGGTTTAGAGCGCCATTGGATCTCCATATAGCTTTACGTTCAATTGAGGTTGTTGATTAGGAATGGCAGTTATGTCGATCTAATGGAAGGCAAAAATCGCCATGAATAAGATCGTCGGAAATCAAGCCTGACAACAGGGACAGTAAATACAACAAAATGTGTAAGGTCGACGTTTGCTAAGCACACAATCTGGGAAACTAGCCCAGTGTTTAGCTCTACCGACTGTCATCGTCGAGGTTCAGCCAGAGGGTTGGAGCTCGGTGATAAGAAACTCAACGCGACGACGGATTTCGTCGCGAATAGGACGCACAGCATCAAGGCCTTGCCCGGCAGGATCGTTAAGCTGCCAATCGAGGTAGCACTTGCCAGCAAAGAAGGGGCAGACGTCTCCACACCCCATTGTGATGACAACATCACTGGCCTGAACTGCATCGGCGGTCAAGATCTTGGGTTTTTGGCTGGTGAGGTCGACACCTTCTACGAGCATGGCTTCGACGACGACGGGATTGATAGAGTCGACTGGGGCTGATCCGGCAGACCGCACTTCAATAGTATCACCTGCGAGATGACTGAGGTAGCCGGCCGCCATTTGAGAGTGACCGGCGTTGTAGATGCAGACGAATAAGACGCTCGGTATATTAGCCACGAGGTGATTAGTTGAGCGGTGGTTGTGGAGTATTTGTGTTCTGAATGGGAGGGGCTGTAGTGGGACAGAAAATGCCTTCGAGATATACATCTTTAAAGATGAGACAAAAAAGGTGTCGGTGCCTTAAGTCTTTATGCCAACGGGAAGGAGATAAAGAGGGCTTTCCTTGGTGTCTATAACCCACAC
The window above is part of the Penicillium oxalicum strain HP7-1 chromosome VI, whole genome shotgun sequence genome. Proteins encoded here:
- a CDS encoding Arsenite methyltransferase, with product MLFALTAGNLTILQAKDLARVRNNQRKCRARQKEYIRDLEQRVQLYKITQHAQLDVLQKKIELLSVENQLLKHFVESVTPIMYLAFASPLPPSREAGAGTTGSEVGFDLLLSSDYATTSKLVPGATSALQDSKSIDISNDLFEGSMMASNTFLPECLLFDDQAVYMPDLPTSVAEISETLRFPQTETEFSISVLMNSKHTYRSVQERYAGVANQADPNNQGTYEQKVATAFGYDLEELRSIPDNANLGVSCGNPLATANIGLGETVVDLGSGGGIDVLLAAKKVGPNGKAIGIDMTKDMLELARRNARNAGAINASFIEAFITSIPLQSCTVDCIISNCVINLVPEAEKPLVFQEVFRLLKPGGRIAISDILATQELPMEIKKDLSLYVGCIAGASQVGDYERYLKDAGFQEVLIFNTNSDLNIYKEMWRSETADEPAPTSSCCDPAKPNIFKGTKKLPDVDFNHWTGSFKIFAVKPDIHG